The following proteins are encoded in a genomic region of Roseinatronobacter sp. S2:
- the lon gene encoding endopeptidase La translates to MSEFSSFPVLPLRDMVVFPHMIVPLFVGREKSVRALEAVMADDKQILLVSQKDHTQEDPGSDDIYRIGVLANVLQLLKLPDGTVKVLVEGRARVRISEFLDNDAYFEAMVQPVPDKPGDTATTKALMRSVQGEFERYAKVRKNIPDEAQTAIAEATDSATLADLAAGHLGASVEQKQDLLEKQDIAARLEEIYGLMQGELSVLQVERKIKTRVKSQMERTQREYYLNEQMKAIQKELGDGEDGQNEVAELEQRIAATKLSKEARTKAEAEVKKLKNMSPMSAEATVVRNYLDWMLAIPWGTKSRVKKDLGRAQEVLDQDHYSLDKVKERIVEYLAVQARSAKLKGPIMCLVGPPGVGKTSLGRSVAKATGREFIRISLGGVRDESEIRGHRRTYIGSMPGKIIQALKKAKTTNPLILLDEIDKMGQDFRGDPASAMLEVLDPEQNSTFVDHYLEVEYDLSNVMFLTTANTYNMPGPLLDRMEVIPLSGYTEDEKLEIARHHLLPKSVKNHGLRRGEMTISDGAITEIIRRYTREAGVRNLERELNKIARKAVTKIIKKETDKVIVARDNLSDFLGVSRFRFGLAEKEDQIGVVTGLAWTQVGGDLLQIEALRLPGKGRMKTTGKLGDVMKESIDAANSFVRSIAPDIGVKPPRFDALDIHVHVPEGATPKDGPSAGVAMVTSIVSVLTQIPVRRDIAMTGEVTLRGNVLAIGGLKEKLLAALRGGITTVLIPQDNVKDLSEIPDNVKEGLTIIPVENVRDVLVHALVSQPSPVEWDEAADEAARLARIAAPSSNDKPRAAH, encoded by the coding sequence ATGAGTGAATTCAGCAGTTTCCCGGTTTTGCCGCTGCGTGACATGGTGGTGTTTCCCCATATGATTGTTCCCCTGTTCGTGGGGCGAGAAAAATCCGTGCGCGCACTGGAAGCTGTGATGGCGGATGACAAGCAGATCCTGCTTGTCTCGCAAAAAGATCACACGCAGGAAGATCCGGGCAGTGATGACATTTACCGCATCGGTGTGCTGGCCAATGTCCTGCAATTGCTGAAACTGCCCGATGGCACAGTGAAGGTGCTGGTCGAAGGGCGGGCGCGTGTGCGCATTTCAGAGTTTCTGGACAATGATGCCTATTTTGAAGCCATGGTGCAGCCGGTGCCGGATAAACCCGGTGATACGGCCACAACGAAAGCGCTGATGCGTTCGGTTCAGGGTGAATTCGAACGCTATGCCAAGGTTCGCAAGAACATCCCTGATGAAGCGCAGACCGCCATTGCCGAAGCCACGGACTCTGCAACGCTGGCAGATCTGGCCGCAGGCCATCTGGGTGCAAGTGTTGAGCAGAAACAAGACCTTCTGGAAAAGCAGGATATTGCTGCCCGACTGGAAGAAATTTACGGGCTGATGCAGGGGGAACTGTCGGTCCTTCAGGTGGAACGCAAGATCAAGACCCGCGTGAAAAGCCAGATGGAACGCACCCAGCGTGAATATTACCTGAATGAGCAGATGAAGGCCATTCAGAAGGAACTGGGCGATGGCGAAGATGGCCAGAATGAAGTGGCCGAACTGGAGCAGCGCATCGCGGCCACCAAATTGTCCAAGGAAGCCCGCACCAAGGCCGAGGCCGAAGTCAAGAAGCTGAAGAACATGTCGCCCATGTCCGCAGAAGCGACCGTGGTGCGCAACTATCTGGACTGGATGCTGGCCATTCCGTGGGGCACCAAAAGCCGCGTCAAGAAAGATCTTGGCCGCGCGCAGGAAGTGCTGGATCAGGATCACTACAGTCTGGACAAGGTCAAGGAACGCATTGTCGAATACCTGGCTGTTCAGGCGCGTTCAGCCAAGCTGAAAGGCCCGATCATGTGCCTTGTCGGCCCGCCGGGTGTGGGCAAAACCAGCCTTGGCCGGTCGGTTGCGAAGGCAACAGGGCGCGAATTCATCCGCATCTCGCTGGGTGGCGTGCGCGACGAATCTGAAATTCGCGGCCACCGGCGCACCTATATCGGGTCCATGCCGGGCAAGATCATTCAGGCGCTGAAAAAGGCCAAGACCACGAACCCGCTGATCCTGCTGGATGAGATTGACAAGATGGGGCAGGATTTCCGCGGCGACCCTGCCAGCGCCATGCTGGAGGTTCTGGATCCTGAACAAAATTCTACCTTTGTGGATCATTATCTGGAAGTCGAATATGACCTGTCCAATGTCATGTTCCTGACCACGGCCAACACCTACAACATGCCCGGCCCGCTTCTGGACCGGATGGAGGTTATTCCTCTGTCCGGCTACACCGAGGATGAGAAGCTGGAAATCGCGCGGCACCACCTGCTGCCCAAATCCGTCAAGAACCATGGTTTGCGCCGCGGGGAAATGACGATTTCTGACGGGGCCATCACCGAAATCATCCGCCGCTACACGCGCGAAGCGGGCGTGCGGAACCTTGAACGTGAACTGAACAAGATTGCGCGCAAGGCGGTGACCAAGATCATCAAGAAGGAAACCGACAAGGTGATCGTCGCGCGGGACAACCTGTCGGATTTTCTGGGTGTGTCGCGGTTCCGCTTTGGTCTGGCCGAAAAAGAAGACCAGATCGGCGTTGTCACCGGCCTTGCATGGACGCAGGTGGGCGGCGATCTGCTGCAAATCGAAGCGCTGCGCCTGCCGGGCAAGGGCCGGATGAAAACCACTGGCAAGCTGGGCGATGTGATGAAGGAATCCATCGATGCGGCAAATTCCTTCGTGCGCTCGATCGCGCCTGATATCGGGGTAAAACCGCCACGTTTTGACGCGCTGGACATCCATGTTCACGTCCCCGAAGGTGCCACGCCAAAAGACGGGCCAAGTGCCGGCGTTGCGATGGTGACATCTATTGTGTCGGTGCTGACGCAAATTCCGGTGCGCCGCGATATTGCCATGACCGGCGAAGTGACCTTGCGCGGCAACGTGCTGGCCATCGGCGGGCTGAAGGAAAAGCTGCTGGCAGCCTTGCGCGGTGGAATAACGACTGTTCTTATCCCGCAGGACAACGTCAAGGATCTGAGTGAGATCCCCGACAATGTCAAAGAGGGGCTGACAATCATTCCGGTCGAGAATGTGCGTGATGTGTTGGTGCATGCGCTTGTCTCGCAGCCAAGCCCCGTGGAATGGGATGAAGCGGCCGATGAAGCCGCGCGTCTGGCGCGGATTGCGGCGCCGTCATCGAATGACAAGCCCCGCGCCGCACATTGA
- the fmt gene encoding methionyl-tRNA formyltransferase: MRVIFMGTPDFSVAALDAVHAAHDVVCVYTQPPRPAGRGKQPRPTAVHARADALGLPVRHPVSLKDAQAQAEFAALGADVAVVVAYGLILPQTVLDAPRMGCLNIHASLLPRWRGAAPIQRAIMAGDDDTGICIMQMEAGLDTGPVLLFDSTPIGDDDTAQTLHDRLSQMGAGLIVRALDKLPDLTPQPQPETGITYAAKIDKAEARIDWTRPADEVARQIRALSPFPGAWCETPLGRLKLLQAQAVDGTGAPGEVLTGLTIACGKGAVQVTDVQREGKRAMSAAELLRGAGSVTGVVFS, translated from the coding sequence ATGCGCGTTATCTTTATGGGCACGCCGGATTTTTCGGTTGCCGCACTTGATGCGGTTCATGCCGCGCATGATGTCGTGTGCGTCTATACCCAGCCCCCGCGCCCTGCGGGCCGTGGCAAACAGCCCCGCCCGACGGCGGTGCATGCGCGCGCCGATGCGCTTGGCCTGCCTGTGCGCCACCCCGTCAGCCTGAAGGATGCACAGGCGCAGGCCGAATTTGCGGCCCTTGGCGCGGATGTGGCCGTGGTGGTGGCCTACGGGCTGATCCTGCCGCAAACCGTGCTGGATGCGCCGCGCATGGGGTGCCTGAATATCCACGCCTCGCTTCTGCCGCGCTGGCGGGGGGCGGCGCCGATCCAGCGCGCGATCATGGCAGGCGATGATGACACCGGCATTTGCATCATGCAGATGGAAGCGGGGCTGGATACGGGGCCGGTTCTGCTGTTTGACTCCACCCCCATTGGCGACGATGACACCGCCCAGACCCTGCATGACCGCCTGTCGCAGATGGGTGCGGGGCTGATTGTCCGCGCGCTTGACAAGTTGCCCGACCTGACGCCCCAACCGCAGCCGGAAACGGGCATCACCTATGCCGCCAAGATCGACAAGGCCGAAGCCCGCATTGACTGGACGCGCCCCGCTGATGAGGTTGCACGCCAGATCCGCGCGCTGTCGCCCTTTCCGGGCGCATGGTGCGAAACCCCGTTGGGGCGGCTGAAACTGCTGCAAGCGCAGGCCGTCGACGGAACCGGCGCACCGGGCGAAGTGCTGACAGGGCTGACAATCGCCTGCGGCAAGGGGGCGGTGCAGGTGACTGACGTGCAACGCGAAGGCAAGCGCGCCATGTCCGCTGCGGAACTGCTGCGCGGGGCGGGGTCCGTGACAGGCGTGGTTTTCAGCTAA
- a CDS encoding lytic murein transglycosylase — translation MRFLPVLAAVLSFGLGSTAQAQSCGGNFGSFVQGLKSEAATRGFDRALIENFFANVRHEQSVLNADRRQGIFQRPFLDFSRALISQNRMNAGRANADRHANIFRAAQQTYGVQPGILLAFWAFETDFGAVQGDFNTVNALVTLSHDCRRPELFRPQVFSAIEMYRRGMLDPARTRGAWAGEIGMVQKLPSDIINHAVDGDGDGRIDLQNSVPDSILSAASMLRAKGWRANEPWMHEVALPGGLDLTQTGLRTELTVSQWQQLGVRPTHGSLPAGNMRASVILPQGHRGPAFMVFPNFNTLFEWNQSFIYITTAAYFATRLMGAPVYQAGNPEQGLNQDQMRQLQQKLAQRGFDVGGIDGILGANTRVAVQDIQAQLGLPADGWPTPQLLRML, via the coding sequence ATGCGTTTTCTTCCGGTTCTGGCGGCAGTTCTTAGTTTTGGTTTGGGCTCAACGGCACAGGCGCAAAGTTGCGGTGGCAATTTCGGATCATTTGTTCAGGGCCTGAAATCAGAGGCGGCGACCCGCGGCTTTGACCGCGCGTTGATTGAAAATTTCTTTGCCAATGTCCGGCATGAACAATCTGTTCTGAATGCGGACCGGCGGCAGGGCATTTTTCAACGCCCGTTTCTGGATTTCTCGCGCGCGTTGATTTCGCAAAACCGGATGAATGCGGGGCGGGCCAATGCCGACCGTCACGCGAATATTTTTCGCGCGGCGCAACAGACCTATGGTGTTCAACCGGGCATCCTGCTGGCGTTCTGGGCGTTTGAAACTGATTTCGGCGCGGTTCAGGGCGATTTCAACACGGTCAACGCGCTGGTGACGCTGTCGCATGATTGCCGTCGCCCCGAATTGTTCCGCCCGCAGGTGTTTTCTGCGATTGAAATGTATCGCCGTGGCATGCTGGACCCCGCGCGCACGCGCGGCGCGTGGGCTGGTGAAATCGGCATGGTGCAGAAATTGCCGTCTGACATCATAAATCATGCGGTCGATGGTGACGGTGACGGGCGGATTGACCTGCAAAACTCCGTCCCCGATTCGATCCTGTCGGCCGCGTCCATGCTGCGCGCCAAGGGCTGGCGCGCGAACGAGCCATGGATGCATGAAGTCGCCCTGCCAGGCGGGCTGGACCTGACACAGACAGGGCTGCGCACCGAACTGACCGTCAGCCAGTGGCAACAACTGGGCGTGCGCCCCACGCATGGCAGCCTGCCAGCCGGGAATATGCGCGCGTCTGTCATCCTGCCGCAGGGCCATCGCGGGCCGGCGTTCATGGTGTTCCCGAATTTCAACACGCTGTTTGAATGGAACCAAAGCTTTATCTACATCACCACAGCCGCCTATTTTGCCACGCGCCTGATGGGGGCGCCTGTCTATCAGGCGGGCAATCCCGAACAGGGGCTGAATCAGGATCAGATGCGCCAGTTGCAGCAAAAACTGGCACAGCGCGGGTTCGATGTGGGCGGTATTGACGGCATTCTTGGCGCGAATACGCGTGTTGCAGTGCAGGATATACAGGCGCAGCTTGGCCTGCCCGCAGATGGTTGGCCAACCCCGCAATTGTTGCGCATGCTGTAA
- the def gene encoding peptide deformylase has protein sequence MSVRPCIPWPDKRLRSPAAPVDAITDDIRAIWADMIDTMEAMPGVGLAAPQIGVMLRLAVVDASDNRGQVVRMANPEILHASAQMRSHDEASPNLPGVWASIDRPRAVTVRFINDTGVPEDRDFVGLWATSVQHQIDHLNGKMYFDHLSKLKRDMLLRRARKAG, from the coding sequence ATGAGTGTGCGGCCCTGCATCCCGTGGCCTGATAAACGCCTGCGCAGTCCTGCGGCACCGGTTGATGCAATTACCGACGACATTCGCGCCATCTGGGCGGATATGATCGACACGATGGAAGCGATGCCCGGTGTCGGGCTGGCCGCGCCGCAAATCGGGGTCATGCTGCGGCTGGCGGTGGTCGATGCCTCGGACAATCGCGGGCAGGTGGTGCGCATGGCCAACCCCGAAATTCTGCACGCCAGCGCGCAGATGCGCAGCCATGACGAAGCAAGCCCCAACCTGCCCGGTGTCTGGGCCAGCATCGACCGGCCCCGCGCCGTGACGGTGCGGTTTATAAATGACACCGGCGTGCCCGAAGACCGTGATTTCGTGGGTCTTTGGGCAACGTCCGTGCAGCACCAGATCGACCACCTGAACGGCAAGATGTATTTTGACCACCTCAGCAAGCTGAAGCGCGACATGCTGTTGCGCCGCGCCAGAAAGGCGGGCTGA
- the def gene encoding peptide deformylase, translating to MTLRPILIHPDPRLKKPCTPIDGITSDIGKLAEDMLQTMYDAPGIGLAAPQVGVLKRMFVIDCVKEEGEAPRPMVLINPEIIATSDEMNTYEEGCLSIPEHYAEVTRPKLVTMRWMGLDGKLHEDEFDGLWATCAQHELDHLNGKLFIDHLGAIKRQMITRKMVKLKREQARG from the coding sequence ATGACCCTGCGCCCGATCCTGATACACCCCGACCCGCGGCTGAAGAAGCCTTGCACCCCGATTGACGGGATAACCTCTGATATTGGCAAGCTGGCAGAAGATATGCTGCAAACCATGTATGATGCCCCCGGCATTGGACTGGCCGCGCCACAAGTGGGCGTATTGAAGCGCATGTTCGTCATCGATTGCGTCAAGGAAGAAGGCGAGGCCCCCCGCCCCATGGTGCTGATCAACCCCGAAATCATCGCCACATCGGACGAGATGAACACCTATGAAGAAGGGTGTCTGTCCATCCCCGAACACTACGCCGAAGTCACCCGCCCCAAGCTGGTAACCATGCGCTGGATGGGCCTTGACGGAAAATTGCACGAAGACGAATTTGACGGGCTTTGGGCCACCTGTGCACAGCATGAGCTGGACCACCTGAACGGCAAGCTGTTCATCGACCATCTGGGCGCGATCAAACGCCAGATGATCACGCGCAAGATGGTCAAACTGAAACGCGAACAGGCCCGTGGATGA
- a CDS encoding glutathione S-transferase family protein, producing MGRLIDGEWSSEWYDTSKTGGAFKRDTSRFRNWVTADGSAGPSGEGGFKAEAGRYHLYVSYACPWAHRTLIFRKLKGLDGLIDVSAVHPDMLNDGWTFAEDFAGATGDRLFGHKFMRDVYTQADPKISGRVTVPVLWDKKRGTIVSNESAEIIRMFNSAFDGLTGNSDDYYPEALRADIDAVNDRIYDTVNNGVYKSGFATTQAAYDEAVVPLFQSLDWLEDRLTGQRYLMGDTLTEADWRLFTTLVRFDSVYHLHFKCNRRRIVDYPALWAYTRDLFQHAGVGETVNFAHIVRHYHYSHDTINPNRIIPINPDLDFNAPHGRATL from the coding sequence ATGGGCCGATTGATTGACGGCGAATGGTCAAGTGAATGGTATGACACCAGCAAAACCGGCGGCGCGTTCAAACGCGACACGTCGCGGTTTCGCAACTGGGTCACAGCAGATGGCAGCGCAGGCCCGTCTGGCGAAGGCGGGTTCAAGGCCGAAGCGGGGCGCTATCATCTGTATGTGTCCTATGCGTGCCCATGGGCACATCGCACACTGATTTTCCGCAAGCTGAAAGGGCTGGACGGGCTGATTGACGTGTCGGCGGTTCACCCCGACATGCTGAATGACGGCTGGACCTTCGCAGAGGATTTTGCTGGTGCAACCGGCGACCGGCTGTTCGGGCATAAATTCATGCGCGATGTCTACACACAGGCCGATCCAAAGATTTCAGGCCGCGTCACTGTGCCTGTGCTGTGGGACAAAAAGCGCGGCACAATCGTGTCAAACGAGTCTGCCGAAATTATCCGCATGTTCAATTCAGCCTTTGACGGGCTGACCGGCAATAGTGACGATTACTACCCCGAAGCGCTGCGGGCCGATATTGATGCGGTGAACGACCGTATCTATGACACGGTGAACAATGGCGTTTACAAATCCGGCTTTGCCACAACGCAGGCCGCCTATGATGAAGCGGTGGTTCCGCTGTTCCAGTCCCTTGACTGGCTGGAGGACCGCCTGACCGGGCAGCGCTACCTGATGGGCGATACCCTGACCGAAGCCGACTGGCGGCTTTTCACCACATTGGTGCGGTTTGACAGCGTGTATCACCTGCATTTCAAATGCAATCGCCGCCGGATTGTGGATTACCCCGCATTGTGGGCCTATACGCGCGATCTGTTCCAGCATGCGGGCGTGGGTGAAACCGTGAATTTTGCCCATATCGTGCGGCATTACCATTACAGTCACGATACGATAAACCCGAACCGGATTATTCCCATCAATCCGGACCTTGATTTCAACGCACCCCATGGTCGTGCCACGCTTTGA
- a CDS encoding DUF2853 family protein, whose translation MGRRDELIERYASDLKEKCGVGPDMDLLRKVTIGCGPSIYNADASTVAATQQHELDTVRRGFLIKKLGLPDGPELNTAIDAVIEQYGRSERNKYRAVVYYLLVRHFGKEAVYS comes from the coding sequence ATGGGACGCAGGGATGAATTGATTGAACGCTATGCTTCTGATTTAAAAGAAAAATGCGGGGTAGGCCCCGATATGGACCTATTGCGTAAGGTGACGATAGGATGTGGCCCATCCATCTATAATGCAGATGCCAGCACGGTTGCGGCCACCCAGCAACACGAACTTGATACTGTGCGCAGGGGCTTTTTGATCAAGAAGCTCGGTCTGCCGGACGGGCCAGAGCTGAACACCGCGATTGATGCTGTCATTGAACAATATGGCCGGTCAGAACGGAACAAATACCGCGCGGTTGTCTATTATTTGCTGGTCAGGCATTTCGGCAAGGAAGCTGTTTACAGCTGA
- a CDS encoding ammonium transporter: protein MQLKKLIPLVAAAALLPSLGFAQEAAEAAEAVAETGMDSVERLNMEMVFIMNSLLFLVGGFLVFFMAAGFCMLETGLVRSKNATMQLIKNVALFSVATVAYFVVGFNLMYPLGDWVVEGWLGGIAPTVLEPVGVAFEDLDDVEYASIGSDFIFQLMFCAAVASIVSGAVAERIKLWPFLGFVVVLTGIIYPIQASWSWGEGFLDELGFLDFAGSSIVHGAGGWAALAGVIVLGARTGKYGKDGRVTVMAGSNLPLATLGMFILWLGWFGFNGASQLAMGTVSDVADVSRIFANTNTAAAGGAIAALILSKFLYTKPDLTMVLNGALAGLVSITAEPLTPGLGAATLIGAVGGVIVVLTVPLLDKLKLDDVVGAIPVHLFAGIWGTLAVVLTNPDATISAQIIGIVAIGAFMFIASLIVWLILKAIVGIRVSDEDQITGLDTTELGMEAYPEFSKG, encoded by the coding sequence ATGCAACTTAAAAAACTCATACCCCTTGTGGCCGCGGCGGCGCTGCTGCCCAGTCTGGGCTTCGCGCAGGAAGCCGCTGAAGCTGCAGAAGCCGTCGCAGAAACCGGCATGGATTCAGTTGAACGCCTGAACATGGAAATGGTGTTCATCATGAACTCGCTGCTGTTTCTGGTTGGCGGTTTTCTGGTGTTCTTCATGGCTGCCGGCTTTTGTATGCTGGAAACCGGCCTTGTGCGTTCCAAGAACGCCACAATGCAGCTTATCAAAAACGTAGCCCTGTTTTCGGTTGCGACCGTTGCCTATTTCGTCGTCGGGTTTAACCTGATGTACCCGCTGGGCGATTGGGTTGTCGAAGGCTGGCTGGGTGGCATTGCGCCAACCGTGCTGGAACCTGTCGGCGTCGCATTCGAGGATCTGGATGATGTTGAATATGCCTCCATCGGGTCTGACTTCATCTTCCAGCTGATGTTCTGTGCAGCCGTTGCATCGATCGTATCAGGTGCCGTGGCCGAACGCATCAAACTGTGGCCTTTCCTTGGCTTTGTCGTCGTCCTGACCGGCATCATCTATCCCATTCAGGCCAGCTGGAGCTGGGGCGAAGGCTTCCTGGACGAGTTGGGCTTCCTTGACTTTGCCGGGTCTTCCATCGTGCATGGCGCCGGTGGCTGGGCTGCATTGGCCGGGGTTATCGTTCTGGGCGCACGCACAGGCAAATATGGCAAGGATGGCCGCGTAACGGTTATGGCCGGTTCGAACCTGCCGCTGGCCACGCTGGGCATGTTCATCCTGTGGCTGGGTTGGTTCGGCTTTAATGGCGCGTCGCAACTTGCCATGGGCACTGTCAGCGATGTTGCAGATGTCAGCCGTATCTTCGCAAACACCAACACGGCCGCTGCCGGTGGTGCGATTGCCGCGCTGATCCTGTCAAAGTTCCTGTATACCAAGCCTGATCTTACGATGGTTCTGAACGGCGCGCTGGCTGGTCTGGTGTCGATCACCGCAGAACCCCTGACACCGGGTCTGGGTGCCGCAACGCTGATCGGCGCTGTTGGCGGTGTGATCGTTGTTCTGACCGTTCCGCTGCTGGACAAGCTGAAGCTGGATGATGTCGTAGGCGCAATTCCGGTTCACCTGTTCGCAGGTATCTGGGGCACGCTGGCGGTTGTTCTGACCAACCCTGATGCAACCATCTCGGCGCAGATCATCGGGATCGTGGCAATCGGTGCCTTCATGTTCATCGCATCGCTGATTGTGTGGCTGATCCTAAAAGCCATCGTGGGTATCCGCGTCAGTGACGAGGACCAGATCACCGGTCTGGACACAACCGAACTGGGCATGGAAGCCTATCCTGAATTCAGCAAAGGCTAA
- a CDS encoding MalY/PatB family protein, whose amino-acid sequence MNFDQIIDRRGTHSMKWDMMQDRYGVSPDTGISMWVADMDFRPPSCVQDALQKAVDHGVYGYFGDDDAYRAAICWWMANRHGWQVDSAHIFTTHGLVNAIGLCLHTWTQPGDGVVLFTPVYHAFARTIHAAGRKVVECPLSLNDGAYEMDFDAADALMTGQERMLILCSPHNPGGRVWTAQELRDVADFCARHDLLLVSDEIHHDLVMPGATHVPMPVAAPDCADRLVMLTAASKTFNLAGTHCGNVIIADDKLRGQFANTLAAMGISPNSFGLHAVTAAYSPAGAEWVDALCTYLDGNRRVFDAGMNAIPGVQSMALQSTYLAWVDFSGTGMDPQEFTARVERDAQIAANHGPTFGTGGTSYLRFNLGAPRSVVETAVARLQAAFKDLQ is encoded by the coding sequence ATGAATTTCGACCAGATCATCGACCGGCGCGGCACCCATTCCATGAAATGGGACATGATGCAGGACCGTTATGGCGTATCTCCCGACACCGGAATTTCCATGTGGGTGGCCGATATGGACTTTCGCCCGCCTTCCTGTGTGCAGGACGCGCTGCAAAAGGCGGTGGACCACGGCGTGTATGGCTATTTCGGTGATGATGATGCGTATCGCGCCGCAATTTGCTGGTGGATGGCGAACCGCCATGGCTGGCAGGTGGATTCTGCCCATATTTTCACCACGCATGGTTTGGTGAATGCAATTGGCCTGTGTTTGCACACATGGACACAGCCGGGTGACGGGGTGGTGCTGTTCACGCCCGTCTACCATGCCTTTGCGCGCACCATTCACGCCGCAGGGCGCAAGGTGGTCGAATGCCCGCTGTCGCTGAATGATGGTGCCTATGAAATGGATTTCGACGCCGCCGATGCGCTGATGACCGGGCAGGAACGCATGCTGATCCTGTGTTCACCGCATAACCCCGGCGGGCGTGTGTGGACGGCGCAGGAATTGCGTGATGTCGCCGATTTTTGTGCGCGTCATGATCTGCTGCTGGTATCAGATGAAATTCACCATGATCTGGTGATGCCCGGTGCCACGCATGTTCCCATGCCGGTGGCCGCACCGGATTGCGCGGATCGTCTGGTTATGCTGACTGCCGCATCCAAGACATTCAACCTTGCTGGCACGCATTGCGGCAATGTCATCATTGCCGATGACAAATTGCGCGGGCAGTTCGCCAATACGCTGGCCGCGATGGGCATTTCGCCCAATTCCTTTGGTCTGCATGCGGTGACGGCGGCGTATTCGCCAGCGGGCGCGGAATGGGTTGATGCGCTGTGCACCTATCTGGATGGCAACCGGCGGGTGTTTGATGCAGGCATGAATGCCATTCCCGGCGTGCAATCCATGGCGTTGCAATCCACCTATCTGGCGTGGGTGGATTTTTCGGGCACGGGCATGGACCCGCAGGAATTCACCGCAAGGGTCGAGCGTGACGCCCAGATTGCCGCCAATCACGGGCCGACATTTGGCACGGGCGGCACATCCTATCTGCGTTTCAACCTTGGGGCGCCGCGATCGGTGGTTGAAACTGCGGTGGCGCGTTTGCAAGCGGCGTTCAAAGACCTGCAATAG
- a CDS encoding P-II family nitrogen regulator, with product MKYIIAAIKPFKLEEVREALTSIGVRGMMVTEIKGFGAQSGHTEIYRGAEYAVNFVPKLKLEIAVSDGMADQVVETLQKTARTDKIGDGKIFVLDLAAATRVRTGETGDDAL from the coding sequence GTGAAATACATCATAGCGGCAATAAAACCGTTCAAGCTGGAAGAGGTGCGCGAAGCGCTTACCTCGATCGGCGTGCGCGGAATGATGGTCACCGAAATCAAAGGCTTCGGCGCACAATCAGGTCACACAGAAATCTATCGTGGCGCTGAATATGCCGTGAATTTCGTGCCGAAACTGAAACTGGAAATCGCTGTGTCCGACGGCATGGCCGATCAGGTCGTGGAAACGCTGCAAAAAACGGCACGCACCGACAAAATCGGCGATGGCAAGATTTTCGTGCTGGATCTGGCGGCAGCAACACGCGTGCGCACCGGTGAAACCGGCGATGACGCACTTTGA
- a CDS encoding tRNA (guanosine(46)-N(7))-methyltransferase TrmB, which yields MLPPKAPQTRNFYGRIKGKSLKPAQQRYLDQDLAQLHPKGVSVQDNPDRHIVNPEDFFGDARPLWLEVGFGGGEHLVHQCAQNPDVGIIGCEPYINGVAMLLGKIRQAGVRNLRVYPWDVRDLFDVLPDQCLDRAFLLYPDPWPKARHHRRRFVTPGYLDQLARVLKPGAVFRVATDIPDYVRQTMEEVPAAGFDCLTPAPADWVQPWDDWYSTRYEQKALREGRAPHYLTFQRNGDPARG from the coding sequence ATGTTACCGCCCAAGGCACCGCAGACGCGCAATTTTTACGGCCGAATCAAGGGAAAGTCCCTGAAGCCCGCGCAACAGCGCTATCTGGATCAGGATCTGGCCCAGTTGCACCCCAAGGGTGTCAGCGTGCAAGACAACCCCGACCGGCACATCGTGAACCCCGAAGATTTCTTTGGCGATGCGCGCCCGCTTTGGCTGGAAGTGGGGTTTGGCGGGGGCGAGCATCTGGTGCATCAATGCGCGCAAAACCCCGATGTGGGGATTATCGGCTGTGAACCCTATATCAATGGCGTGGCCATGTTGTTGGGTAAAATCCGGCAGGCGGGTGTGCGCAACCTGCGCGTCTATCCATGGGATGTGCGTGACCTGTTTGATGTTCTGCCCGACCAATGCCTTGATCGTGCGTTTTTGCTGTATCCCGACCCATGGCCCAAAGCCCGCCACCACCGCCGCCGCTTTGTGACGCCGGGGTATCTGGACCAGTTGGCGCGGGTGCTGAAACCGGGTGCAGTGTTTCGTGTGGCAACCGATATTCCCGATTATGTGCGCCAGACAATGGAAGAAGTGCCCGCCGCCGGTTTCGATTGCCTGACGCCCGCGCCCGCCGATTGGGTGCAGCCATGGGATGACTGGTATTCCACGCGGTATGAACAAAAAGCCCTGCGCGAAGGGCGTGCGCCCCATTACCTGACATTTCAGCGCAATGGCGACCCTGCGCGGGGGTGA